The Schistocerca americana isolate TAMUIC-IGC-003095 chromosome 9, iqSchAmer2.1, whole genome shotgun sequence genome includes the window ttccgtcacgacacttccagcggcctgcaactggagctggtgcctgtccccggctccgcacggaagatttggtgtgacacctCAACCGGCACGCACCGACCGTTCCTCCCGGGGAAATTCCGGCGCAGTGCCTTCGACCGTGTCCACGGACTGTCACACCCCGGCACCAACACCACTGCGTCGCTCGTGGCTGCGCGTTTCGTCTGGCCCGGGCTTCGGAAGGACTGCCGCGAATGGGCGCGCACTTGCACATCATGTCAGCGCGCCAAAGTCAggaggcacacccacgcacccgtGGGCACCTTCCCGGACGCGACACGCCGATTTGCACACGTCCACGTGGACCTCGTCGGCCCGCTTCCTCTCTCACAAGGCAAGCGGTACCTCCTAACAatggtggaccgcttcactcgctggccggaagcaaCGCCCGTCGCGGACGTCAAGCCGAGACCGTCGCCACCGCATTCGTCGACACCTGGGTGGCACGCTTCGGATGTCCCAGTCACGTGACAACTGATCGCGGCCGCCAGTTCGACTGCGCGTTGTTTACGCACGTCGCCAGACTGTGTGGCACCCGGTTACACAGGACAACCAGCTACCATCCGGCGTCGAATGGCATGGTCGAACGGTTCCACAGGACTCTCAAAGCCGCTCTAACCTGCCacgacacctcatggccagaggcgctcccactggtgctgctcggcctgcgagtcACGCCGAAGGAGGAGATCGGCGCGTCACCTGCCGACCTCGTTTACGGGCAATCTCTGACAATCCCGGGCGATTTTGTCGAAGATGCAAGTCTCCCACGCGACgccgtggcacccactctggcGGAACATCTGCGCAGTCACATGGCCGGCCTCCGAGCGCACGCACCGACGCGGCACGGCACCGGGAAGATATTCGTCCACGCCGACCTGCAGCGCTGCACGCACGTCATGTTGCGTACCGACGCAGTACGGCCACCTCTCCGACCGCCCTACAGTGGACCGCACCGCGTGATCGCCTGAGGAGACAAAACGCTGGTCCTCGAGTGCAACGGAAAGCCGTCGACAGTGTCAGTCGACCGCGTGAAACCAGCCTACGTCTTGCCCGCTCCATCAGCCACGCATTTCTTCGACCCGGCAGAAGATCTGTTCACGGACGACACGCCCTCCGCCAGCGGTCAGACGGAACCCGCACCCGGAGCCGCCGGTGACGCACAGCTGCAGCCTGCTGTCATCGCGCCGCCACGTGCGCCTCCCTCCACCACGCCCAGGCAGCTGGTACGGCCGCCCGGACCGCGCCCACCACAGGCGCACCGGTCGCCCCCACCACAGCCGCCAGCGGACTACGTCACGCGCGCCGCCCGCCGCGTCCGATTCAAACGGCCGTGCTGTGTCGCCAGCGCACCACGACACCCAAGCCGGCAATCACGCGCCCGAGCCACCGAACGCCGTCAGAATTCGGCGCCCACGAGCCGCCGTCCGCTGTAGAGACCCGACCTCCAGCTGCAAGTGCCTTCGGCCGGTAACTCCAGTCGAGCGTTCGTCACAGCTCCTGGACCCGCGTTCGCGTCTTATGCCTCCGCCGCGTCGGGCGTTGAGGCCGGATCGGCACCCGCGCCAGCTTACCTCATTCGCGTCTCCGTCGAGCTCCGGACATCGCGCACCACACCGTCCGGCTTGTCCGTAGTAGCTCCCGGACCCGCGTTCGAGTTCCGACGGTACCGCACTCGCGCAAGCGCCTTCGAGACGTCACCACCCATGACCTGCAACGCGTGCCTTCACGCGCATCGCTACGGACAGTCGTAGCCAGTGCTTGCTGCCGCTGTCACTAGCCGCCAGCGCGAGGACACGCCCACCGCACGCTCGCCGGTCCGGCGCGCTGACGTCACGGGCCGCCGCCCTTCCGACGCCGACCGACCCCCGCCAAAGCTGCCGCACTGCCATCACGCAGTGCACGAACTTTAAACACACGCGAACGATCGCCGCGTTTTCGCAGCTACGGAGCTCCGCTCTCCAAGGGGGAAtctgtgtggcggcagcaccgtccaacgcacgaagggctgaactacggcactgccgacacaagtaggggcagctgtaccgttatgcggaatttcggcaacggtgcgtcgcacaccggaccgcacgggaacaaagctgccaccagtgcgagctagtcgacgcgacgcgacacacgtctccccagttcttccgccgcggaccacgtgcgtcgagtcaacgtgactccgccgtaaatgcgtacgcgcgggcgtaaacgcagtcgccgttaaattgtctttcgtttcttcgcggacgttacggcgcctccggtcgcgccaagagcagaacattctgtgacgcggTCTTTTGTCTCGCTTGGTCCACGCGGCcgcgccacggctcgtcactggagtgtgcaccctccgggatcggtgaccgagccgtgccgccagtgcaacgcgcctatataggcggacattagcgaagtatattatttgtcatttattgtaacggcaggaaaaataaatgtgtcctgtccagaaaccGCTTTAGTCGTTTATTGCCACAAGGCCTCTCCcatgagcatagtgcgtgggcaCGGCGATAAGtgccggttcactgcacatgagcgactgtaagcggagatacaacacgttcccgcttcagccccacaaaaaggagtcgcatgttttgaGATCCGAAGAATATGGAGGTACTGGATACTGGCCAGGAAAAAGTTGAAGAGGAGACAGTTGAAATTTGGACAACAACGTAGTTGATATTTTACAGTTTCCAacatgaaatattccaaaacgtttTTAACAGATTTCTGCGCTTTGTTTTCCAGAATTAATCGACATACTGAGTTTTGCTAAGCATGGCAGATAAATTTAGATAAGAGGACTTCCTGACAGAGTGGCGTTGGAAATACTCGTTGAAATTGCTAGGTAAAGCGTGTTGTGTGGCCGATTGCAGGCTGTATTGCTCACAACATTGCCGGTGATGTATCTCTCGTGTGTGGGACGCTTAATCGACTCCTCGCTGAGGAAACATCTTGTGTCACATCACGGGATAGACAACAGCGTGGGAGGCCACATATAAATGATGCTCACTGCtataaattaggaaatgaaatacatcattaagCAATGCCGACTATGGCATCTGACCTATGGCGCACAGTCTGAATGCGAAATGAATCACATATCGGCAGCTCGTCTTCAAGCGATCGCTACCAGAAACCAAGGAAATGTGGCAGCACTGTGCTGGTATTAAGGATACGAACTGGAGTGGCACAAAGGCGATAAGGCACGGACGCCCACCTTATTTTTCGACACGTAAGCAGAAAAAAACCATTTTGAAAGGCATTTCGTTCCATGAATTAGgaatctatgttttaacagacaaaTTAGAGTTCTGTCGAAAACAAAGGATAAATCCACGCTTCGGTGTCCACCTGTCGGCTTcaaccaatgacgtcatacctatgtCAAAGTAAGTACTCAACCAGGGAAACTCCCCACCACATTCCCCAGTGGACAGCTCATCAGAaagtgaacacagatgaagcatggaaacaggaagaaaatgtactgtactgtgaaaaaaaaaagaagcaatataGAAACAGTGGATGGTGTTCCAGTGCAACGACAAgtgtcagccaattgcatgctgatGAACACATCTCTAGCACGACACTGAGACAGCAGCGGCAACTACACACAGAGAATGTGAGTGCCGCGACGCCTAGCTGCGGTGGAGTGGAAGACGAGCTGTCATACAAACGCCACAGCAGTCAGTTATGAACTGTATTGCTTTTGCTTgcactgaaattgtatataccaaaggacactgattatttgcgtgTCCCCATTTGTTTGCGACACACCTTCATGAATACACAAAGTTAAGGATTGTCAATTaagcttactgtaataaactctattaatacgatttgcttcaattgttgtctagcaatccgagaaaacagcttcctgggcATCCTGTATTAGATGAGTGGCCAGACACAACAAATGGTCCAAGCTTAATAAGTGCAGTACAAAGGAGCCTGGACGCGCAATTGCCTAGTGgttaaagtcggcatggtggctcagcgtgtttggttagagggttagctgccctgggtAATAAAAATAACTGGGTAAATGGATCAACAAGGGTGTCATGGGACATACGCCCCGAACAATTGCAACaaataataacgaacaaaatgagataaaaaagaagGTGGACATGATGTTAGACAATCAAGCAGTGAACcgtgtccatccccccccccccccccccccccggccacaaacttttttttttttttttaagcttttcGCGTTATTCAAATTCGTGTCTGTATCATCGTgcaacgtccatttgcaacagtgaggtgtaaggaagggtcctagaatgacagttgattctgtgtaactactttattagcagccgaaaggaagtggctttcaaatgggaaccgcaagcatttgatgacaaggagataagtcaaccgaatccccagtggaaaacacgtctggtgtgttagACACAGCATTcgtgacagtatgtgtgtcatgTGATATGAATCTCTTACCGACACACCTAGTTCGCATgcttggtaagtgagtgagatatccctccttgcccaatttaggggttggtatgaatgtgaacgtgaccactcctaagaaaatgatgaaaacataatagtttgtcacataagctgcaacaaatgaatgcaacagctcgCTTCTCACATAGTTTCTCTGTACCCTGTCAAAAGatatgtttttgaagttgtgttccgtttgGAACAAATcgttcgttgtaacatagttcacacccgtttatttgttgttttcatttctgtgagatgtctcgcctgctctcacttttCATCATGTTTACTTGAAAtgttaacgtattcttaccacgtgactcatattctataaccaatgtgtagtacGGCAACTGCCAAGTCTATAGAAAGAGAACGAACACTTCAGTGActgaacggacagttcataatgctgcgaagaaaataaaaataaatactatgaGAGAGTTTCGAACCCGACTCGTCCGCTTTGTGGTTCAACACTGTAACAATTTTATTTCAACACCCCAGCTGTTTGTATGTGCTCAGTATCACACTTGTTAAACTTGAACAGGTCACTGTTAtcattttgccttttttcacatttcagtacacctttttcctgttttcaagcttgatctgtgttcagtttttgacgggctatgcacggggccatcttaccactagatctgaggggttgcgatggggagtttcccttggtaGAGGCGATATCAGAAGTCAACGAGACTTATTCATAAACAAACGAATCTATCACAGAGAAAAAGACAGTCATATGCATGTGATAGAATCCCACCACAGTTCACCAAATTAATTACATTGGCATGAATTACATTGTGAAGCAACTGAGATAACGGAAAAGAaggtaacaacagaaaaatgaaacatacatgtgtgaaacaaACTGAAGTGCTGAGAACCATAACCGCCGTTCATTTTGAGATTGTGGCATGTATGCATTCTCTTGACATCTGTTAATCTTGCAGTGAACCAGCTTTGTCCATGCTGTACATCTGCACTacactggtatacagggtgttacaaaaaggtacggccaaactatcaggaaacaatcctcacacacaaagaaagaaaatatgttatgtgggcatgtgtccggtaacgcttactttccatgacagagctcattttatt containing:
- the LOC124550837 gene encoding gametogenetin-like, whose product is MATLEELQKTVEELLARNTRLESELQARTTCADAVANLADRVHDALTTAPSTAAAAAYDSVPPPPWRPAPPAPASDADLHQLVQNLTAQVAALSTQVDRLARSQQEGSARRSGSRPGDRRRGSRSRQRSNSRSNEDLFTDDTPSASGQTEPAPGAAGDAQLQPAVIAPPRAPPSTTPRQLVRPPGPRPPQAHRSPPPQPPADYVTRAARRVRFKRPCCRPDLQLQVPSAGNSSRAFVTAPGPAFASYASAASGVEAGSAPAPAYLIRVSVELRTSRTTPSGLSVVAPGPAFEFRRRQREDTPTARSPVRRADVTGRRPSDADRPPPKLPHCHHAVHEL